From Sulfuracidifex tepidarius, one genomic window encodes:
- a CDS encoding dioxygenase family protein, whose amino-acid sequence MTGFFTSHGSPTILIEESRWKDFWRRMGEEFSDVESVVVISPHFFTYSRFYVEVQEKLESIRDFYGFPDELYRFRYSTSNNVDLAHRIFKEVREEGLPVVEDTSWGLDHGAWIPLMYMFPKGKPTVPISISGLSLEDHVRLGRVISRAVEGKVLVMGTGSPTHRLDLFQLSSRNEAFLDPVLSEAVSKGVDYVISLSKGKEWRKSMPEGDLKPLLVVMGYSRSTGRELLHDVPWPGVSMVAYLFG is encoded by the coding sequence ATGACGGGCTTTTTCACTTCCCACGGATCTCCTACTATACTGATAGAGGAGTCCAGATGGAAGGATTTCTGGAGGAGAATGGGAGAGGAGTTCTCAGACGTGGAATCAGTGGTCGTGATAAGCCCTCATTTCTTCACTTACTCCCGTTTCTACGTTGAGGTTCAAGAGAAGCTGGAGTCTATCCGCGACTTTTATGGGTTTCCCGACGAACTCTACCGCTTTAGATACTCTACGTCAAATAACGTTGACCTAGCTCACAGGATATTCAAGGAGGTCAGAGAGGAGGGACTACCCGTGGTCGAGGATACGTCGTGGGGTTTAGACCACGGTGCATGGATACCCCTCATGTATATGTTCCCTAAAGGTAAACCTACAGTCCCTATCTCCATATCAGGCTTATCGTTGGAGGACCACGTTAGGCTGGGTAGGGTTATCTCGAGGGCAGTGGAAGGTAAGGTGTTGGTCATGGGCACGGGATCACCTACCCACAGGCTTGATCTATTCCAGCTATCCTCAAGGAATGAAGCTTTTCTAGACCCCGTCCTGAGTGAAGCCGTTTCTAAAGGTGTAGACTATGTGATCTCTCTGTCAAAGGGCAAGGAGTGGAGAAAGTCTATGCCAGAAGGAGACCTGAAGCCTTTGCTTGTTGTCATGGGATACTCTCGATCTACAGGGAGGGAACTCCTCCACGACGTCCCTTGGCCCGGAGTCAGCATGGTGGCTTACCTCTTCGGCTGA
- a CDS encoding encapsulin, translating to MFSSDPSFLTRKDKFTKDELKRAVRGALAAEIDAINYYFQQGDLIEDPRLRSAHEDIAREEMTHFGEFLRMLYEVSPDEFSMIKKGWEEASRIISGAEFPIKAGEIRSDEKEREEGKEHEGPISWAMEGLSGTLRRRVKNVKYESDTISVAEIDEDEGEITQAVSSSLYHVPYLSLQFRLRDSSPSNWKEVAFNAGKKFSILEEATLLKTHDLSPLKFGGRISASDWDQAGSILNDVVKAYEYVSKGGFNKVIVMIPPTLFSKLFRVVDKTGTYEHEVVRRIGEIVISPALDREIIVLSTEGFEVAVRKEVQVEFLDKEREHEIYLISEQIAPKPMSRLASCSVMKES from the coding sequence CAAAGATGAGTTGAAAAGGGCAGTCAGGGGAGCTCTTGCGGCAGAAATAGATGCAATAAACTACTATTTCCAGCAAGGAGACCTGATAGAGGATCCAAGACTTAGATCTGCTCACGAGGACATAGCTAGAGAAGAGATGACCCATTTCGGAGAGTTCCTGCGCATGTTGTACGAGGTTTCCCCAGACGAGTTTTCCATGATAAAGAAAGGCTGGGAGGAGGCTTCCAGGATCATAAGTGGAGCGGAGTTCCCTATAAAAGCGGGTGAAATCAGGAGTGACGAGAAGGAGAGGGAAGAAGGGAAGGAACATGAGGGACCAATATCGTGGGCTATGGAGGGACTTAGCGGTACGCTGAGGCGTAGGGTCAAGAACGTGAAGTATGAGAGCGATACTATAAGCGTCGCCGAAATAGACGAGGATGAAGGGGAAATAACCCAAGCCGTCTCATCTTCTCTTTACCACGTACCCTACCTTTCCCTGCAGTTTAGGTTGAGGGACTCATCACCGTCGAACTGGAAGGAAGTAGCCTTCAACGCTGGAAAGAAGTTCTCCATCCTGGAAGAAGCTACCCTGCTGAAGACTCACGATCTATCACCCCTAAAGTTCGGCGGTAGGATTTCCGCTTCCGACTGGGATCAGGCAGGTTCCATATTGAACGACGTAGTAAAGGCGTACGAGTACGTCTCTAAGGGAGGATTTAACAAGGTGATCGTCATGATCCCACCTACGCTCTTCTCTAAGCTATTCAGGGTAGTCGATAAGACCGGAACTTACGAACATGAGGTAGTGAGGAGGATAGGAGAGATCGTGATATCCCCCGCCCTTGACAGGGAAATAATTGTGTTGAGCACTGAAGGTTTTGAGGTTGCTGTGAGGAAGGAAGTCCAAGTGGAATTCCTAGACAAGGAGAGGGAACACGAGATCTACCTTATCTCCGAGCAGATAGCTCCGAAACCGATGTCTAGGCTTGCCTCATGTTCCGTGATGAAGGAATCATGA